The DNA region GGATCAACACCGGTTCTGCTTCCGGCACGTTGTTTTTCAACTGCGCGCCCCAAACCGGCAGCTCCTGCGCGTTCATCGACCACATGCCGGCTTTGCCGGAAACGATGACGCTTTTGAAGGTGCTGCTGTTGATCGTCGGGAATTCCTTGCTGATCAACCCTTCGTCGAACATCGTTTTATACATTTGAATCGCTTTTTCCATATTTTCGACATCCAGAAATTTCGGCTGAATTTTGCCGTCGACCAATTCTAACTGGTTGTTGTAGCCCATCACGTCATACGCGCCGAACACGGTGTCCGCGTATTTGAAGTTTTCGCGCCCCGCGTAAGGTTGCTCAACGCCGAGTTTCTTGAATGCCCTCAGCACTTCCAGGAAATCGTCGATCGTTTTCGGCACTTCCAAGCCGGTTTTCTTCAGTAGATCCATTCGGATCCAGGTGGCGCGCCGCGCCGGATTGGCCAGGTATTCCGGAATCCCGTAAATCTTGCCGTCGATCGTCACCCTTTCCCAAGCTTCTTTCGGTACTTTCTTAAGCAAGTCTTGCCCATATTTTTCCAGATACGGTTTCAAGTCAAGAAATACGCCGGCTTCCACGGAACCGGCCATTTCCGGGCCGCGCGTTCCCCCGCTGCTCTGTACGACGTCAGGGATGTCGCCGGTGGCAAACATTTGCACCATTTTTTCCTCAAACTCATCATGCGGTATAAGCCGAATGTCGATATCGACATTGGTCATTTCCTCCATCTTTTTCACGTATTCGTCTTCGTTGATGTTCGGACTGTTTTCCACATATTTTTTGTTCAAGGTGCGCATCGAAATGGAAAATTTGACAGGAGGTTTGTTTGCGTCGGCATGCCCGGCGTTGCCTCCGTCGGCGGACGCCGGTTCGTTTACGCCTTCGTTCCGGTTTCCGTTTTTGGAGCACCCCATAATGATTATGCTGAACACGAACACTAAAACAAGAAGTGACACCAAACTTTTTTTCATTCTTTCCCCTCTTTTCCTAAGTTTAATTTAAGCCTTTTTCCATCTTCATTTAAAATCTATGAAAACGCTTTAACAATGGGATGTCTTTGTTTTCGTTTGTCGTTTTTTTGGCTGATCATGATTTCAACGACCCGAGCAGCATGCCCTTGGTAAAATGCTTTTGCAAAAACGGATAAATCAGCACCATTGGTATCGTGGCGACGATGATCACCGTCATCTGCACGCCCTGCGGCGAAGCGGTAGCCAACTCGGAGAACAACTGGTTGCCAGTGTCGGCCAAATTGTCATTAACCAACATTTCCCTGAGTTTGATCTGCAACGGATACAGGGAACGGTCGTTGATAAAGTAAAGTGCGTTCTTGTATGTGTTCCAGTTCGTCACG from Bacilli bacterium includes:
- a CDS encoding extracellular solute-binding protein, giving the protein MKKSLVSLLVLVFVFSIIIMGCSKNGNRNEGVNEPASADGGNAGHADANKPPVKFSISMRTLNKKYVENSPNINEDEYVKKMEEMTNVDIDIRLIPHDEFEEKMVQMFATGDIPDVVQSSGGTRGPEMAGSVEAGVFLDLKPYLEKYGQDLLKKVPKEAWERVTIDGKIYGIPEYLANPARRATWIRMDLLKKTGLEVPKTIDDFLEVLRAFKKLGVEQPYAGRENFKYADTVFGAYDVMGYNNQLELVDGKIQPKFLDVENMEKAIQMYKTMFDEGLISKEFPTINSSTFKSVIVSGKAGMWSMNAQELPVWGAQLKNNVPEAEPVLIPSPVGPDGKGGYALYGPTTRAYFINKKAEDKAADIVKFFNWMVSDEAEKFFTFGIEGKDYQVVDGKIQYKAPETNEEIDKFQFLNYWLWMVHDNTYIKGTLELTDEGRQLMDFIDNTLTKEGRSGYEFEPRLDAWVNNPDINPNSDQFSPLINEHIMKMVFGKEPISDWPKVIEEWKSKGGNDLIKEATEKYNNGDFHPPLR